In Engraulis encrasicolus isolate BLACKSEA-1 chromosome 15, IST_EnEncr_1.0, whole genome shotgun sequence, the following proteins share a genomic window:
- the gemin8 gene encoding gem-associated protein 8, with product MASSGYPDNWYDHPMYARYWQHYHQAMSWYQKHQQAYNKAMAAAYGPMMFPAHHMNFPTHLASRQRKVGGGSKEPEQGVRSRSGSEKEEEDSSGESGSEIECDVTNMEISQELREFFAQTERHREELKKQQEEEAVRHEAYVAADQDLHEARQTDKRSKAPPLERPGERRNAEMKRLYGENAPRIQAMETAMQLNFDRNCDRLQPKYWPVIPLKL from the exons ATG GCTTCTTCCGGATACCCTGATAACTGGTATGACCACCCCATGTATGCCCGTTACTGGCAACACTACCACCAGGCAATGAGCTGGTACCAGAAGCATCAGCAAGCATACAACAAAGCCATGGCGGCTGCCTACGGGCCCATGATGTTCCCTGCCCACCACATGAACTTTCCCACCCACCTTGCCAGCCGGCAGCGCAAGGTGGGTGGGGGCTCGAAGGAACCCGAGCAGGGCGTCAGAAGCCGCTCTGGCagtgagaaggaagaggaggactcTTCCGGGGAGTCGGGGAGCGAGATCGAGTGTGACGTCACAAACATGGAGATATCGCAGGAGCTGCGCGAGTTCTTCGCCCAGACTGAGCGGCATAGAGAGGAGTTGA AGAAGCAGCAAGAAGAGGAGGCTGTCCGTCACGAGGCCTACGTCGCGGCCGACCAGGACCTGCACGAGGCCCGGCAGACGGACAAGCGCAGCAAGGCGCCGCCGCTGGAGAGACCCGGGGAGCGCAGGAACGCGGAGATGAAGAGGCTGTACGGCGAGAACGCCCCCCGCATCCAGGCCATGGAGACCGCCATGCAGCTCAACTTCGACCGCAACTGCGACCGCCTGCAGCCCAAATACTGGCCCGTCATACCGCTCAAACTGTGA